The following coding sequences lie in one Alicyclobacillus curvatus genomic window:
- the purK gene encoding 5-(carboxyamino)imidazole ribonucleotide synthase: protein MTINEPALNHKPQSPLLPDAAIGILGGGQLGRMIALEAKRMGYRIVTLDPTPHSPCGQIADEQITAPFTDVPAALRLAELSDVIVYEFEDVDDKVVEAIESRAFVPQGSRLLFETRHRLREKAALMRAGIPVARHIGVRSKADLVRADEEIGRPFIVKTTTGGYDGKGQWRVAKSDDLDDVWAAMAAAVSNQADAVFDSVLDAPFVVEAEVPFEREVSVVVARSINGETRAFPMAENIHRDGILQLSICPGRVAPQVAQDAQELAVKAAESLGVIGLLGVEMFLLQDGQLFVNELAPRPHNSGHYTQDACVTSQFEQLVRAVTGLPLGSTKLLSPVVMSNILGEHLHGVLESMASWPDTFKLHLYGKAESRPKRKMGHVNVLATSTEEALEQLTSVGIFGVCG from the coding sequence ATGACCATCAATGAACCGGCGTTGAATCACAAACCTCAAAGTCCTTTGCTGCCCGACGCTGCGATTGGAATTCTCGGCGGAGGTCAGTTGGGACGCATGATTGCACTCGAAGCGAAACGAATGGGGTACCGGATTGTGACGCTTGACCCCACACCGCATTCGCCATGTGGGCAGATTGCGGATGAACAGATTACAGCTCCCTTTACTGATGTTCCGGCCGCACTGCGATTGGCGGAATTATCGGATGTGATTGTCTATGAATTTGAGGATGTAGACGACAAAGTGGTCGAGGCCATCGAAAGCCGTGCGTTTGTACCGCAAGGCAGCAGGCTCCTGTTTGAGACGCGTCATCGCCTCCGGGAGAAGGCTGCACTGATGCGGGCAGGAATCCCCGTAGCTCGTCACATAGGGGTTCGCTCAAAGGCTGACCTGGTGCGGGCTGATGAGGAAATCGGGCGTCCGTTCATCGTCAAGACCACGACAGGTGGGTATGACGGGAAGGGGCAATGGCGAGTCGCCAAGTCGGACGACCTCGACGACGTGTGGGCGGCGATGGCCGCTGCCGTTTCAAATCAGGCGGATGCTGTATTCGACTCCGTTCTTGACGCTCCCTTTGTGGTTGAAGCGGAGGTTCCGTTCGAGCGCGAGGTGTCTGTTGTCGTGGCACGGAGCATCAACGGAGAGACAAGGGCGTTTCCGATGGCGGAAAACATTCATCGGGACGGCATCCTGCAGTTGTCCATTTGTCCGGGGCGCGTTGCCCCGCAAGTAGCACAGGACGCGCAAGAGTTGGCCGTCAAAGCCGCTGAATCTCTTGGCGTCATCGGGCTGCTTGGTGTCGAGATGTTTCTCTTGCAGGACGGTCAGCTGTTTGTGAATGAACTGGCACCTCGACCGCATAACTCTGGCCATTACACGCAAGATGCGTGTGTGACATCGCAGTTTGAGCAGTTGGTTCGGGCCGTCACAGGGTTGCCTCTCGGGAGTACGAAACTCCTTTCTCCAGTGGTTATGAGCAACATTCTCGGAGAACATTTGCACGGGGTGCTTGAGAGCATGGCGTCCTGGCCAGACACCTTCAAGTTGCACCTGTACGGTAAGGCGGAGTCGCGACCGAAGCGCAAAATGGGTCATGTCAATGTGCTGGCAACGAGTACGGAAGAGGCCCTCGAACAACTGACAAGCGTCGGTATTTTCGGCGTTTGCGGTTAA
- the purE gene encoding 5-(carboxyamino)imidazole ribonucleotide mutase, translating to MQVKVGVIMGSQSDWPTMENACKVLDELEVKYEQRIVSAHRTPDQMFRYAEQAAERGLEIIIAGAGGAAHLPGMVASKTVVPVIGVPIQTSALGGLDSLLSIVQMPGGVPVATVAIGKAGAVNAGLLAAQILALSDPELRTRLEARREAIRQSVMEKDDPANDHQ from the coding sequence GTGCAGGTCAAAGTTGGAGTGATTATGGGCAGCCAGTCCGACTGGCCGACGATGGAGAACGCGTGCAAGGTTCTCGATGAACTTGAAGTCAAGTACGAACAACGCATTGTTTCTGCGCATCGTACACCAGACCAGATGTTCCGCTACGCAGAACAGGCAGCAGAACGTGGTCTCGAGATCATCATTGCAGGAGCCGGCGGTGCGGCGCATCTCCCCGGCATGGTCGCGAGCAAGACGGTCGTACCCGTGATTGGTGTACCCATTCAAACCTCCGCACTCGGGGGATTGGATTCCTTGTTATCGATTGTCCAGATGCCGGGAGGCGTTCCTGTGGCAACGGTGGCGATAGGGAAAGCGGGGGCAGTGAACGCTGGCCTCCTGGCCGCACAGATACTCGCTTTGTCAGACCCCGAACTGCGCACTAGGCTTGAGGCACGCCGGGAAGCCATCCGGCAGTCTGTGATGGAAAAGGATGATCCCGCGAATGACCATCAATGA
- a CDS encoding NCS2 family permease yields the protein MAGLTTFMTMAYILFVNPSILSGTGMNPHAVFFATCIGAGIVTILMGLFVNYPIALAPGMGLNAYFAVIAAAHGGQVPWQTALGAVFISGIVFIILTLTKIRQLLVQAVPDSLKMAITVGIGLFITIIGFKIGDITIMRFTGASASTYQPNGIIDNFSWQPDIGALHSPDTLLTLIGLLIIALLMALRVPGAMLIGILLTTVIGIPMHVTDTSGLTGKAFIPDFSNFAIGQFNLAGVLHWGLVSALFTFTFVELFDTFGTLVGTAQKAGLLEGPDGQRRLGRAMLVDAFGVSFGALLGTSTITAFVESGSGIAAGGRTGLTAITTGVLFLLSVFLAPLALVIPNQATAPALIIVGVLMMSAVRNIEWDNLGIAIPAFLTIITMPLTYSISNGIAVGFTFFVIMNLVLMVFRRPYTKIHWLMYIVVVLALWRYIFYV from the coding sequence ATGGCAGGACTGACGACGTTCATGACAATGGCGTACATCCTGTTTGTCAACCCGTCCATTTTGAGCGGAACTGGAATGAATCCGCATGCAGTGTTTTTTGCAACCTGTATCGGCGCCGGTATCGTGACCATCTTAATGGGGTTGTTTGTGAACTATCCAATTGCGCTGGCACCCGGCATGGGGCTGAACGCATACTTCGCCGTCATTGCCGCTGCGCACGGTGGACAGGTGCCTTGGCAAACGGCGCTTGGAGCGGTGTTTATCTCCGGTATTGTGTTTATCATTCTCACGCTGACGAAGATTCGCCAACTGCTTGTGCAGGCTGTGCCAGACTCGCTCAAGATGGCAATCACTGTTGGTATTGGACTGTTTATCACCATCATTGGATTTAAGATTGGTGACATTACCATCATGCGGTTTACAGGTGCGTCCGCGTCAACGTATCAACCAAACGGCATCATTGATAACTTTTCATGGCAGCCGGATATCGGTGCACTGCATAGTCCGGATACGTTGCTGACCCTCATTGGCCTGCTCATCATTGCGCTTCTGATGGCACTGCGCGTGCCTGGGGCAATGCTGATTGGCATCCTGCTCACGACGGTGATTGGCATCCCGATGCACGTCACGGATACGTCCGGACTCACCGGTAAAGCGTTTATCCCTGATTTTAGCAATTTCGCCATCGGTCAGTTCAACCTCGCAGGGGTCTTGCACTGGGGGCTTGTCAGCGCGTTGTTCACATTCACCTTCGTTGAACTGTTCGACACTTTTGGCACGCTTGTAGGTACAGCGCAAAAGGCTGGCTTACTGGAAGGCCCAGATGGACAGCGACGACTCGGACGAGCGATGCTGGTCGACGCGTTTGGTGTCAGTTTTGGTGCACTCCTTGGAACGAGCACGATTACGGCCTTTGTTGAAAGTGGATCCGGTATCGCCGCAGGTGGCCGCACGGGACTGACGGCAATCACCACTGGCGTGTTGTTCTTACTCTCTGTCTTCCTGGCGCCGCTAGCACTCGTGATTCCAAACCAGGCCACTGCGCCGGCCCTCATCATCGTCGGAGTTTTGATGATGAGTGCTGTCCGGAACATTGAGTGGGACAATCTTGGCATTGCAATTCCTGCATTTTTGACCATCATTACCATGCCGCTGACCTACAGCATTTCAAATGGTATCGCAGTCGGCTTCACCTTCTTTGTCATCATGAACCTCGTCTTGATGGTGTTCCGTCGTCCGTACACTAAGATTCACTGGCTGATGTACATTGTCGTCGTATTGGCGCTGTGGCGATACATTTTCTACGTGTAA
- the guaA gene encoding glutamine-hydrolyzing GMP synthase: MENSHETVVVLDFGGQYNQLIARRIREHRVFSELLPHTVSVDELRAKNLKGIVFSGGPKSVFADGAPDVDPAIFELGVPILGICYGMQLMAKRYEAEVKRGHVREYGRATLEVSPHAGVLFTDQPTVQQVWMSHSDAVVEVPQGFQVDAVTPSGTIAAMSKPTAGLYAVQHHPEVLHSEHGNAQLHNFLFQVCNCKGDWTMESLVDAAVATIRRQVGEERVLCALSGGVDSSVAAALVHKAIGHQLTAVFVDHGLLRKGESDGVMSTLGSQLGIDVVRVDARVRFMDKLAGVADPERKRKIIGEEFIRAFEAESERLGPFRYLVQGTLYTDIIESGTATAATIKSHHNVGGLPEDMTFSVIEPLRDLFKDEVRELGQVLGLPQTLVWRQPFPGPGLAIRIIGDVTEERLHIVRETDAILRDEIAKSGLERDVWQYFTVLPGIQSVGVMGDERTYAHTIAVRAVTSTEGMTADWARIPYDVLERISTRLVNEVPEVNRVVYDITSKPPATIEWE, from the coding sequence ATTGAAAATTCTCATGAAACCGTTGTGGTCCTTGACTTTGGGGGCCAGTACAACCAGCTGATTGCGCGTCGAATTCGGGAACACCGAGTCTTTTCGGAACTGTTGCCACATACTGTGTCTGTCGATGAGTTAAGGGCGAAAAATCTCAAAGGGATTGTGTTCAGCGGCGGTCCGAAGAGCGTGTTTGCGGATGGGGCACCTGATGTCGATCCCGCTATCTTCGAGCTCGGAGTCCCCATCCTCGGAATTTGCTACGGGATGCAATTGATGGCGAAACGCTACGAGGCCGAGGTCAAGCGCGGTCATGTGAGGGAATATGGGCGGGCCACGCTCGAGGTTTCCCCGCATGCAGGAGTATTGTTCACAGACCAGCCGACGGTTCAGCAGGTCTGGATGAGTCATAGTGATGCTGTCGTTGAAGTTCCACAAGGGTTTCAAGTGGACGCTGTCACGCCGTCGGGCACGATTGCAGCGATGAGTAAGCCAACTGCTGGACTGTACGCCGTTCAACATCATCCGGAAGTGCTGCACAGTGAACACGGGAATGCGCAATTGCACAACTTCCTGTTTCAGGTCTGCAACTGCAAGGGTGACTGGACGATGGAGTCGCTCGTCGACGCAGCCGTGGCAACCATTCGTCGCCAGGTGGGGGAAGAACGCGTGCTCTGTGCCCTGTCGGGCGGAGTCGACTCGTCTGTTGCAGCTGCACTTGTGCATAAGGCTATTGGCCATCAACTGACCGCTGTTTTTGTCGATCACGGGCTGCTTCGCAAAGGTGAGTCTGACGGGGTTATGAGCACGCTCGGTTCACAACTCGGCATTGACGTCGTTCGCGTTGACGCAAGGGTTCGGTTTATGGACAAGCTTGCTGGGGTTGCCGATCCGGAGAGAAAACGGAAGATCATCGGCGAGGAGTTTATCCGTGCGTTTGAAGCAGAGTCTGAAAGACTCGGCCCGTTCCGGTATCTCGTTCAGGGCACGCTGTATACAGACATTATCGAGAGTGGCACGGCAACGGCAGCCACCATCAAATCACATCACAACGTTGGTGGACTGCCTGAAGACATGACGTTTTCCGTCATCGAACCGCTGAGGGACCTGTTCAAAGACGAGGTGCGCGAACTTGGACAAGTGCTCGGACTCCCGCAAACACTCGTTTGGCGCCAGCCGTTTCCAGGCCCTGGCTTAGCAATTCGCATTATCGGAGATGTTACTGAGGAGCGGCTGCACATTGTGCGCGAAACTGACGCTATTCTCCGCGATGAAATTGCAAAGTCTGGACTCGAGCGGGATGTGTGGCAGTATTTTACGGTTTTGCCGGGAATTCAAAGCGTAGGTGTCATGGGCGACGAACGAACGTATGCCCACACAATCGCCGTGCGCGCCGTCACATCTACAGAGGGCATGACGGCGGACTGGGCTCGAATCCCGTACGACGTTTTGGAGCGCATCTCGACTCGACTTGTCAACGAGGTTCCAGAAGTGAACCGGGTTGTATATGACATCACGTCAAAGCCACCTGCGACCATCGAGTGGGAGTAA
- the purB gene encoding adenylosuccinate lyase gives MIDRYSRPEMANRWTLAERFRWWLEVEILASEAWAELGVVPKEDAAAIREHARFDVDRVLEIEQETRHDVVAFTRAVSESLGPERKWVHYGLTSTDVVDTALSAQLQGVIEVIRVDMEALIQTLGALAVKHKMTPMMGRTHGVHAEPTTFGLKVALWYAEMIRNLERLDAAAERMRYGKISGAVGTYANVDPFVEQYVCERLGLKPAPISTQTLQRDRHAEFMFVLGLIGTTLDKIATEIRGLQKSEIRELEEPFYKGQKGSSAMPHKRNPVSCEQISGLARVLRGYVVPALEDVPLWHERDISHSSVERVIFPDATILLDYLLNRMNRILTDLNVYPENMRRNMDRTYGLPFSQRVLTALIEKGVSREEAYDTVQPCAMQAWQEGRSFKDIVSAAPLVQRHLTDAELDACFDPAFHLKHVDTIFDRLGLA, from the coding sequence GTGATTGATAGGTATTCGCGACCTGAAATGGCAAACCGCTGGACGTTGGCGGAACGGTTTCGCTGGTGGCTCGAAGTCGAGATATTGGCTTCAGAAGCTTGGGCAGAACTCGGTGTTGTCCCAAAAGAGGACGCAGCGGCGATTCGCGAGCACGCTCGTTTTGATGTCGACCGCGTCCTTGAAATTGAGCAGGAGACCCGTCACGACGTCGTTGCGTTTACGAGAGCGGTATCCGAATCGCTAGGTCCGGAGCGCAAGTGGGTGCACTATGGTCTGACCTCCACAGACGTTGTCGATACTGCGCTTTCCGCACAGCTGCAAGGTGTCATTGAGGTGATTCGAGTGGACATGGAGGCACTGATTCAGACACTCGGTGCCCTGGCCGTGAAACACAAGATGACCCCGATGATGGGACGCACGCACGGCGTTCACGCGGAACCAACGACATTCGGCCTCAAAGTGGCACTCTGGTACGCTGAAATGATTCGAAACCTGGAACGTCTGGATGCAGCGGCTGAACGCATGCGTTACGGAAAAATCTCCGGTGCGGTCGGAACTTACGCAAATGTCGATCCGTTTGTCGAACAGTACGTCTGCGAACGACTGGGTCTGAAGCCTGCACCAATCAGCACACAAACACTACAGCGGGACAGGCATGCAGAGTTTATGTTTGTCCTTGGGCTGATTGGAACCACCCTCGATAAGATTGCGACGGAGATTCGCGGGTTACAAAAGTCGGAAATCCGTGAACTTGAAGAACCCTTTTACAAAGGCCAAAAAGGTTCGTCTGCGATGCCGCATAAACGCAATCCAGTCTCTTGCGAACAAATCAGCGGGTTGGCTCGGGTCCTGCGTGGATACGTTGTCCCGGCGCTCGAAGACGTACCGCTGTGGCATGAGCGCGATATCAGCCATTCTTCCGTGGAACGTGTTATTTTCCCTGACGCGACCATCCTCCTTGACTACCTGTTGAATCGGATGAACCGTATTCTGACAGACCTCAACGTCTATCCGGAGAACATGCGCCGCAACATGGACCGCACGTACGGACTGCCGTTTAGCCAGCGGGTTCTGACAGCCCTTATCGAGAAAGGTGTTTCACGCGAAGAGGCCTACGATACGGTCCAGCCGTGTGCGATGCAAGCCTGGCAAGAAGGCAGGTCCTTCAAGGACATTGTCTCCGCTGCGCCACTGGTACAAAGGCATCTCACAGACGCGGAACTTGACGCCTGTTTTGACCCTGCATTTCATCTTAAACACGTTGACACGATATTTGACAGGCTGGGCCTCGCCTAG